A region from the Drosophila ananassae strain 14024-0371.13 chromosome 2L, ASM1763931v2, whole genome shotgun sequence genome encodes:
- the LOC6501619 gene encoding unconventional myosin-XVIIIa isoform X6: MFNFMKKSAGDDDKERRKREKKLRKEAKGTGFGSGTGIGIGGVGGVTGSMSTDELLRLDEVRRSLKIRGRRKEKEKLPSGITADYSADFFAALANADSSGNGSNGGTSTGGPEQDRGNEEIVASVMTHIESRSSNGAGVSVNYSEVTHSLLAGGAKNRFLPPVPPKPPKRGILKGSRSNMTNVHEEITFTGGGGTPEMLVRNTMQNELLAAGSIGSNSSQHGTSFTSVESLRSDGEQPGVHQRAMTLPANARYGAAPQANSHLHVLTSPSPSADSLTDTTNSSFATPPFSLSPVGESQGIDRWARVHAFEDVELPLPPVQLVQLPPPRQLVIRRQKSPRQDFGFSLRKAICLDRTESLMSPIFRPVIFAEPGAGGGATGLLPGDRLIKVNGTSVGELSREIIIEMIRNSGDAVTVEVQPVAELVELSKRCMAPSTATVEEIDHSITNGNCNTLRRSASKRFKRQSRHENGNGGAGEGGAGGVAHDLEADVADGSQPERVWLVHRGGFTAAIRLPTAASGRDEEQHKVSLRLMHNGEQLTVDEDDVEKQNSPTLDLAEDICELKYLNEASVLHCLRQRYASNLIHTKAGPTLLVVNPMAPLSLYSEKVVSMFRGCKTEDMPPHVYSLAQTAYRSLVETRRDQSLIFMGRSGSGKSTSFKHALNYLALAAGAYNNFINAEKVNALCTILEAFGNTKTCLNSNATRMTQLLSLDFDQTGQIASASLQVLLPERQRAGRRLAHEHSFHIMTRLLAGAAGLLQKELHLENISSEDSHPFISLSQKLEDRHRAANDFMRTVAAFETLNIDAKAVRGIWSILAAIYHLGIAGVTKLGVGSTARTQFANPTAARKAAGLLGVNLEDLSSAAFGLTQPNAPNGGLSPSKSPTSDTGHEWAWECLEALVIGLYSEALAAVVALINRQICTSAHTIASIMLIDTPGFQNPASCGQQVGATLADLRHNYLQERLQMLFHHTTLVAPRDRYAQELVEIEMDHASECHPGPLISLIDKAPQNHVVRSSQRDLREHDRRGMLWLLDEEAIYPNSNDDTFLERLFSHYGDREHHTLLRKCAGPRQFVLHHLQGTNPVLYAVDGWVRNSREHPGIRNAVSLLQDSSREEINRLYIGSLTRGSGAMVFCGSFAGLEGTQSLRRVSSIRRSFTTAGVKRNSIMLQVKFTVDGIIDTLRRTGTHFVHCYLLQHNAGKHAKFTANGSPSSAAGQASSEEEMVNVPLLRSQLRGSQVVEAARLHRLGFPESVPLLEFVRRFGLLAGDLASNKDVSVEQILSVNELDVASYRIGPSQLNKISLELRKSQPPCK; this comes from the exons ATGTTCAACTTTATGAAGAAGAGCGCCGGCGACGACGACAAGGAGCGTCGCAAGCGCGAGAAGAAGCTGCGCAAAGAGGCTAAGGGCACCGGCTTCGGCTCCGGCaccggaatcggaatcggaggCGTTGGCGGCGTCACCGGGAGCATGAGCACCGACGAGCTGCTCCGTCTGGACGAGGTGCGTCGCTCGCTGAAGATCCGCGGCCGGCgcaaggagaaggagaagcTACCGAGTGGCATCACGGCGGACTACAGTGCCGATTTCTTTGCCGCCCTGGCGAATGCCGACTCTAGTGGCAACGGCAGCAATGGAGGAACTTCGACTGGTGGCCCCGAACAGGATCGTGGCAATGAGGAGATTGTAGCATCTGTGATGACCCACATCGAGAGCCGTTCGTCCAACGGCGCCGGCGTGAGTGTCAACTACAGCGAGGTCACACATTCCCTGCTGGCCGGCGGCGCCAAG AATCGCTTTCTGCCGCCTGTGCCGCCAAAACCGCCAAAGCGCGGAATTCTGAAAGGATCCCGTAGTAACATGACCAATGTACACGAGGAAATTACCTTTACAGGTGGAGGCGGAACCCCGGAGATGCTCGTGCGCAATACCATGCAGAATGAACTGCTGGCAGCTGGCTCCATTGGCTCCAACTCGAGCCAGCACGGCACCTCCTTCACCTCCGTGGAGAGCCTCCGTAGCGACGGCGAGCAGCCGGGCGTCCACCAACGGGCCATGACCCTGCCGGCAAACGCCCGCTACGGAGCTGCTCCTCAAGCCAACAGCCATCTGCATGTGCTCACCTCGCCATCACCCAGCGCCGATAGTCTCACAGATACCACAAACTCCTCGTTCGCCACGCCACCCTTCTCCCTGAGTCCAGTCGGCGAGTCACAGGGCATCGATCGCTGGGCCCGCGTTCATGCCTTCGAGGATGTGgagctgccgctgccgccagTGCAACTGGTGCAGCTGCCACCGCCCAGGCAGCTGGTCATCCGGCGCCAGAAGTCGCCGAGACAAGATTTCGGGTTTAGTCTGCGAAAGGCCATATGCTTGGATAGAACCGAGTCCCTGATGTCGCCCATCTTTAGGCCGGTGATTTTCGCCGAGCCAGGTGCTGGAGGTGGTGCTACCGGGCTGCTGCCCGGCGACCGCCTCATCAAGGTGAACGGCACTTCAGTGGGGGAGTTGTCGCGTGAAATCATCATAGAAATGATACGAAACAGCGGTGATGCCGTCACAGTAGAG GTCCAACCCGTGGCCGAGCTGGTGGAGCTGAGCAAGCGCTGTATGGCACCCAGTACAGCCACCGTGGAGGAGATCGATCATTCCATTACCAATGGCAACTGCAACACCCTCCGGCGCAGTGCCAGCAAGCGTTTCAAGCGACAG AGCCGCCATGAGAACGGCAACGGAGGAGCTGGCGAGGGCGGCGCCGGAGGAGTGGCTCATGATCTGGAGGCGGACGTGGCTGATGGCAGCCAGCCGGAGCGTGTATGGCTGGTGCATCGCGGCGGCTTCACTGCCGCCATTCGCCTGCCGACGGCAGCATCTGGCCGGGATGAGGAACAGCACAAGGTGAGCCTCCGCCTGATGCACAATGGGGAACAGCTGACCGTCGACGAGGACGATGTGGAGAAGCAGAACAGCCCGACCCTGGACCTGGCCGAGGACATCTGTGAGCTGAAGTATCTGAACGAGGCGTCGGTGCTGCACTGCCTCCGTCAGCGATACGCCAGCAATCTCATCCACACCAAGGCGGGGCCCACGCTCCTCGTGGTCAACCCGATGGCCCCGCTATCCCTCTACTCCGAAAAG GTTGTCTCCATGTTCCGCGGCTGCAAGACGGAGGACATGCCGCCCCACGTCTACTCACTGGCCCAGACCGCCTACAGGAGTTTGGTTGAGACGCGGCGCGACCAGAGCTTGATATTCATGGGCCGGTCTGGCTCTGGCAAATCCACCAGTTTCAAGCATGCTCTCAACTACCTGGCGTTGGCAGCTG GAGCCTACAATAACTTCATCAATGCTGAGAAGGTCAATGCCCTCTGTACCATTCTGGAGGCCTTTGGCAACACAAAAACTTGTCTCAACTCCAACGCCACTCGGATGACGCAACTGCTCAGCCTGGACTTCGACCAGACTGGCCAAATTGCATCCGCCTCCCTGCAG GTTCTTCTGCCAGAACGACAGCGAGCTGGCCGGCGTTTGGCTCATGAACATAGTTTCCACATCATGACGCGACTCTTGGCGGGAGCAGCTGGATTGTTGCAGAAGGAGCTGCACCTGGAAAACATCTCCTCGGAGGACAGTCATCCATTCATTTCACTCTCACAGAAGCTGGAGGATCGCCACAGAGCCGCCAATGATTTTATGCGCACTGTGGCAGCCTTCGAGACGCTCAACATTGATGCCAAGGCAGTGCGCGGAATCTGGAGCATTCTGGCAGCCATTTACCACCTCGGCATCGCGGGAGTCACAAAGCTGGGAGTGGGCTCCACGGCGCGCACTCAGTTCGCCAATCCCACCGCTGCCCGCAAGGCGGCCGGGCTGTTGGGCGTTAATCTGGAGGATCTGTCGTCGGCCGCCTTTGGTCTGACACAGCCGAATGCGCCCAACGGCGGCCTGAGTCCCTCCAAGTCGCCCACCTCCGACACCGGACACGAGTGGGCATGGGAGTGCCTGGAGGCGTTGGTCATTGGCCTGTACTCGGAGGCCTTGGCGGCAGTTGTCGCCTTGATTAATCGACAGATCTGCACCTCGGCCCACACCATAGCCTCGATCATGCTAATAGATACGCCTGGCTTCCAGAACCCAGCTAGTTGTGGCCAGCAGGTGGGCGCAACTCTGGCCGATTTGCGTCACAACTATTTGCAGGAGCGCCTACAGATGCTCTTCCATCACACCACCCTGGTGGCGCCGCGCGACCGCTACGCCCAGGAGCTGGTAGAGATCGAGATGGACCATGCCTCGGAGTGTCATCCGGGACCGCTAATATCGCTGATTGACAAGGCGCCCCAGAACCATGTGGTGCGTTCCTCTCAGCGAGACTTACGTGAGCACGATCGCCGGGGAATGCTATG GCTCCTTGATGAGGAAGCAATCTACCCCAACTCCAACGACGACACATTCCTTGAACGTCTGTTCTCGCACTACGGGGATCGGGAGCATCATACGCTGCTGCGCAAGTGCGCCGGTCCCCGCCAGTTTGTGCTCCACCATCTGCAGGGCACCAATCCCGTACTCTATGCCGTGGATGGCTGGGTGAGGAACAGTCGCGAGCATCCTGGCATAAGGAATGCGGTTTCCCTGCTGCAGGACAGCAGCCGGGAGGAGATCAACCGCCTCTACATTGGCTCTCTGACTCGTGGCTCGGGTGCCATGGTGTTCTGCGGCTCTTTTGCCGGCCTGGAGGGCACCCAATCCCTGCGCCGTGTCTCCAGCATTCGCAGATCCTTCACCACAGCCGGCGTGAAGCGGAATTCGATCATGTTGCAGGTGAAGTTCACGGTGGATGGAATCATTGACACGCTGCGCCGCACCGGCACCCACTTTGTCCACTGCTATCTGTTGCAACACAATGCCGGGAAGCATGCCAAGTTCACGGCCAACGGATCTCCCAGCTCGGCGGCGGGCCAGGCCTCTAGCGAGGAGGAAATGGTCAATGTGCCACTATTAAGGAGTCAG CTACGTGGCTCGCAAGTCGTGGAGGCTGCTCGACTGCATCGCCTGGGCTTCCCAGAATCAGTTCCCCTTCTGGAGTTTGTGCGTCGGTTTGGCCTATTGGCCGGAGACTTGGCCAGCAACAAGGATGTGAGCGTGGAGCAGATACTCTCAGTCAATGAGTTGGACGTGGCCAGTTACCGCATTGGACCTAGTCAG CTGAACAAAATAAGCTTAGAGCTTAGAAAATCGCAACCTCCCTGCAAGTAG
- the LOC6501619 gene encoding unconventional myosin-XVIIIa isoform X4 has product MFLKPKSFEQTLRGGIVPAVPAAPGSGLNPSFHKGCTGKAHACGTNKSQKAAAPGGSGSGSSKAGRATPKAQRKNSISSETISESGSENSTSWPSSSSAAVPSVVPPPKPPRLAATRAKEAALGCVAPHIPVTPTFERSTKRSLSFRSTGSKEGKPSPAGANASIRPPWNSSAIAASKFAAAAASAPQSPSPSARSSFRRRRDAQNIGIQWPAIWASSLAANYKNYDASVKQKSRHENGNGGAGEGGAGGVAHDLEADVADGSQPERVWLVHRGGFTAAIRLPTAASGRDEEQHKVSLRLMHNGEQLTVDEDDVEKQNSPTLDLAEDICELKYLNEASVLHCLRQRYASNLIHTKAGPTLLVVNPMAPLSLYSEKVVSMFRGCKTEDMPPHVYSLAQTAYRSLVETRRDQSLIFMGRSGSGKSTSFKHALNYLALAAGAYNNFINAEKVNALCTILEAFGNTKTCLNSNATRMTQLLSLDFDQTGQIASASLQVLLPERQRAGRRLAHEHSFHIMTRLLAGAAGLLQKELHLENISSEDSHPFISLSQKLEDRHRAANDFMRTVAAFETLNIDAKAVRGIWSILAAIYHLGIAGVTKLGVGSTARTQFANPTAARKAAGLLGVNLEDLSSAAFGLTQPNAPNGGLSPSKSPTSDTGHEWAWECLEALVIGLYSEALAAVVALINRQICTSAHTIASIMLIDTPGFQNPASCGQQVGATLADLRHNYLQERLQMLFHHTTLVAPRDRYAQELVEIEMDHASECHPGPLISLIDKAPQNHVVRSSQRDLREHDRRGMLWLLDEEAIYPNSNDDTFLERLFSHYGDREHHTLLRKCAGPRQFVLHHLQGTNPVLYAVDGWVRNSREHPGIRNAVSLLQDSSREEINRLYIGSLTRGSGAMVFCGSFAGLEGTQSLRRVSSIRRSFTTAGVKRNSIMLQVKFTVDGIIDTLRRTGTHFVHCYLLQHNAGKHAKFTANGSPSSAAGQASSEEEMVNVPLLRSQLRGSQVVEAARLHRLGFPESVPLLEFVRRFGLLAGDLASNKDVSVEQILSVNELDVASYRIGPSQILFRSGVLSELEAKRDVLLSDRIIQLQAFCRGYLARKKMSQRRVQELAVRCIQRNVKAFLAVRDWPWWRLLVRVTPLLNVHRTEEQLKTANEELLMLRAKLEKIECDRSEVKAENQKLEAKLSELTVDLAEERSTAHIATERLEAETAERLKLEKELGDQANKVKNLQETTEKLEMELICAKSDLNGISEDEDAENEDGGVGGGVYKLKYERVARELEFTKRRLHTQHEHDLEQLVGLKKQLEKKLSDAYEEVEEQRQVVGQWKRKAQKMTNEMNDLRMLLEEQNARNNLLEKKQRKFDAECQSLQDAARQERQAKERYGREKDVLQAEKFTLEQTLADTRLDLDLKEEKLASLQRELEEMTFGGGTEEEFAQLRRSKNETERRAKEQEEELDEMAGQIQLLEQAKLRLEMTLETMRKEARRESQQRDEELEEVRGNGYKKIKALECQLETEHEERTLLLREKHELERRLSSMEDRDRVDRDAEEAMNQKLRRDLRKYKALLKDAQTQLERLKADTPGKTLIRQLRNQLEDAESARSLAMKARQTAEAELTEVQAMFEESHRARNDAEERANAAHRDRAELQAQIEENEEELSELMKKYSATVKQLNTEQINVSEAEFKLNEMEAERNNLKEQVAELQHRLDNVENMGDPSMAMMSKRLELRTKELESRLELEQATRARLEVQVTRHKEALEKLQNEVTQSKMREMQAQDVLKKSQKSLRDMREEYHTVSSREQESLTRRKDLEKKMEQMESEGAALKNDLRLALQRIADLQQAMEEEGEEELSESDESISSVGSISDLEERLRPVHVKRSSQQSLNGSIGGGGGGGGTVVSTTRTVVYEKDDNSPRYADNEVNSNSRQQHKH; this is encoded by the exons ATGTTCCTCAAGCCCAAGAGCTTCGAGCAGACCCTGCGCGGCGGCATCGTTCCGGCCGTCCCAGCTGCTCCCGGTTCGGGCCTGAATCCTTCCTTCCACAAGGGCTGCACGGGCAAGGCGCATGCCTGTGGCACCAACAAGTCTCAAAAGGCAGCAGCCCCGGGAGGATCCGGATCTGGGTCCTCCAAAGCTGGCAGGGCCACTCCGAAGGCCCAGCGCAAGAATAGCATTAGCTCGGAGACGATCAGTGAGAGTGGCTCGGAGAACTCGACCAGCTggccctcctcctcctcggcggCAGTTCCCTCCGTCGTTCCGCCACCAAAGCCACCGCGTCTGGCGGCCACCAGAGCCAAGGAGGCTGCCTTAGGATGTGTTGCTCCACACATACCCGTAACACCCACCTTTGAACGCTCCACGAAGCGATCGCTCAGCTTCAGGAGCACCGGAAGCAAGGAGGGCAAGCCTTCTCCGGCTGGAGCCAACGCCTCTATCCGCCCGCCCTGGAACAGTTCGGCGATAGCTGCCTCCAAGTTTGCGGCAGCCGCAGCCAGTGCCCCCCAGTCGCCGAGTCCCAGTGCCAGAAGTTCGTTCCGACGACGTCGCGATGCCCAGAACATTGGTATTCAATGGCCGGCCATTTGGGCCAGTTCCCTGGCCGCCAACTACAAAAACTACGACGCCAGTGTGAAGCAAAAG AGCCGCCATGAGAACGGCAACGGAGGAGCTGGCGAGGGCGGCGCCGGAGGAGTGGCTCATGATCTGGAGGCGGACGTGGCTGATGGCAGCCAGCCGGAGCGTGTATGGCTGGTGCATCGCGGCGGCTTCACTGCCGCCATTCGCCTGCCGACGGCAGCATCTGGCCGGGATGAGGAACAGCACAAGGTGAGCCTCCGCCTGATGCACAATGGGGAACAGCTGACCGTCGACGAGGACGATGTGGAGAAGCAGAACAGCCCGACCCTGGACCTGGCCGAGGACATCTGTGAGCTGAAGTATCTGAACGAGGCGTCGGTGCTGCACTGCCTCCGTCAGCGATACGCCAGCAATCTCATCCACACCAAGGCGGGGCCCACGCTCCTCGTGGTCAACCCGATGGCCCCGCTATCCCTCTACTCCGAAAAG GTTGTCTCCATGTTCCGCGGCTGCAAGACGGAGGACATGCCGCCCCACGTCTACTCACTGGCCCAGACCGCCTACAGGAGTTTGGTTGAGACGCGGCGCGACCAGAGCTTGATATTCATGGGCCGGTCTGGCTCTGGCAAATCCACCAGTTTCAAGCATGCTCTCAACTACCTGGCGTTGGCAGCTG GAGCCTACAATAACTTCATCAATGCTGAGAAGGTCAATGCCCTCTGTACCATTCTGGAGGCCTTTGGCAACACAAAAACTTGTCTCAACTCCAACGCCACTCGGATGACGCAACTGCTCAGCCTGGACTTCGACCAGACTGGCCAAATTGCATCCGCCTCCCTGCAG GTTCTTCTGCCAGAACGACAGCGAGCTGGCCGGCGTTTGGCTCATGAACATAGTTTCCACATCATGACGCGACTCTTGGCGGGAGCAGCTGGATTGTTGCAGAAGGAGCTGCACCTGGAAAACATCTCCTCGGAGGACAGTCATCCATTCATTTCACTCTCACAGAAGCTGGAGGATCGCCACAGAGCCGCCAATGATTTTATGCGCACTGTGGCAGCCTTCGAGACGCTCAACATTGATGCCAAGGCAGTGCGCGGAATCTGGAGCATTCTGGCAGCCATTTACCACCTCGGCATCGCGGGAGTCACAAAGCTGGGAGTGGGCTCCACGGCGCGCACTCAGTTCGCCAATCCCACCGCTGCCCGCAAGGCGGCCGGGCTGTTGGGCGTTAATCTGGAGGATCTGTCGTCGGCCGCCTTTGGTCTGACACAGCCGAATGCGCCCAACGGCGGCCTGAGTCCCTCCAAGTCGCCCACCTCCGACACCGGACACGAGTGGGCATGGGAGTGCCTGGAGGCGTTGGTCATTGGCCTGTACTCGGAGGCCTTGGCGGCAGTTGTCGCCTTGATTAATCGACAGATCTGCACCTCGGCCCACACCATAGCCTCGATCATGCTAATAGATACGCCTGGCTTCCAGAACCCAGCTAGTTGTGGCCAGCAGGTGGGCGCAACTCTGGCCGATTTGCGTCACAACTATTTGCAGGAGCGCCTACAGATGCTCTTCCATCACACCACCCTGGTGGCGCCGCGCGACCGCTACGCCCAGGAGCTGGTAGAGATCGAGATGGACCATGCCTCGGAGTGTCATCCGGGACCGCTAATATCGCTGATTGACAAGGCGCCCCAGAACCATGTGGTGCGTTCCTCTCAGCGAGACTTACGTGAGCACGATCGCCGGGGAATGCTATG GCTCCTTGATGAGGAAGCAATCTACCCCAACTCCAACGACGACACATTCCTTGAACGTCTGTTCTCGCACTACGGGGATCGGGAGCATCATACGCTGCTGCGCAAGTGCGCCGGTCCCCGCCAGTTTGTGCTCCACCATCTGCAGGGCACCAATCCCGTACTCTATGCCGTGGATGGCTGGGTGAGGAACAGTCGCGAGCATCCTGGCATAAGGAATGCGGTTTCCCTGCTGCAGGACAGCAGCCGGGAGGAGATCAACCGCCTCTACATTGGCTCTCTGACTCGTGGCTCGGGTGCCATGGTGTTCTGCGGCTCTTTTGCCGGCCTGGAGGGCACCCAATCCCTGCGCCGTGTCTCCAGCATTCGCAGATCCTTCACCACAGCCGGCGTGAAGCGGAATTCGATCATGTTGCAGGTGAAGTTCACGGTGGATGGAATCATTGACACGCTGCGCCGCACCGGCACCCACTTTGTCCACTGCTATCTGTTGCAACACAATGCCGGGAAGCATGCCAAGTTCACGGCCAACGGATCTCCCAGCTCGGCGGCGGGCCAGGCCTCTAGCGAGGAGGAAATGGTCAATGTGCCACTATTAAGGAGTCAG CTACGTGGCTCGCAAGTCGTGGAGGCTGCTCGACTGCATCGCCTGGGCTTCCCAGAATCAGTTCCCCTTCTGGAGTTTGTGCGTCGGTTTGGCCTATTGGCCGGAGACTTGGCCAGCAACAAGGATGTGAGCGTGGAGCAGATACTCTCAGTCAATGAGTTGGACGTGGCCAGTTACCGCATTGGACCTAGTCAG ATCCTCTTCCGTTCTGGAGTTCTCAGCGAACTGGAAGCCAAGCGCGATGTCCTGCTCTCAGATCGCATCATTCAGCTGCAGGCCTTCTGCCGAGGGTATCTGGCCCGGAAAAAGATGTCCCAGCGTCGGGTGCAG GAACTGGCCGTTCGCTGCATCCAGCGGAATGTGAAGGCCTTCCTGGCCGTCCGTGACTGGCCCTGGTGGCGCCTCCTGGTCCGAGTCACGCCCCTCCTCAACGTCCACCGCACCGAGGAGCAACTGAAGACCGCCAACGAGGAGCTCCTCATGCTGCGCGCCAAACTGGAGAAGATCGAATGCGATCGCAGCGAGGTCAAGGCGGAGAACCAAAAGTTGGAAGCCAAG CTATCCGAACTGACGGTGGACCTGGCCGAGGAGCGCTCCACAGCCCACATCGCCACCGAGCGGCTGGAGGCGGAGACCGCCGAACGCCTCAAGCTGGAGAAGGAGCTGGGCGATCAGGCCAACAAGGTGAAGAACCTCCAGGAGACCACCGAGAAGCTGGAAATGGAACTCATATGCGCCAAGTCCGATCTGAATGGCATCTCCGAGGACGAGGATGCGGAGAACGAGGACGGCGGCGTGGGTGGCGGTGTCTACAAGCTCAAGTACGAGCGGGTGGCCCGGGAGCTGGAGTTCACCAAACGGCGTCTGCATACGCAGCACGAGCACGATCTGGAACAGCTGGTCGGGCTTAAGAAGCAATTGGAGAAGAAG CTTTCCGATGCCTACGAAGAAGTTGAGGAGCAACGTCAAGTTGTGGGCCAATGGAAGCGCAAGGCTCAGAAGATGACCAACGAGATGAACGATCTGCGCATGCTGCTCGAGGAGCAAAATGCCCGAAACAATTTGCTCGAGAAGAAGCAGCGCAAGTTCGATGCCGAGTGCCAGTCCCTGCAGGATGCGGCTCGCCAGGAGCGTCAGGCCAAGGAGCGCTACGGCCGCGAGAAGGATGTCCTGCAGGCCGAGAAGTTTACGCTGGAGCAGACCCTAGCG GACACCCGCTTGGATCTGGACCTGAAGGAAGAGAAGCTAGCTTCGCTGCAGCGCGAACTGGAAGAGATGACCTTTGGGGGCGGAACCGAAGAAGAGTTCGCCCAGCTGCGGCGCTCTAAAAACGAAACAGAACGCCGGGccaaggagcaggaggaggaacTGGACGAGATGGCAGGCCAGATACAGCTGCTGGAGCAGGCCAAACTCCGTCTGGAGATGACACTGGAGACCATGCGCAAAGAGGCACGCCGCGAGTCCCAGCAGCGTGATGAGGAGCTGGAAGAAGTTCGCGGCAATGGCTACAAAAAGATCAAGGCCCTGGAGTGCCAACTGGAGACAGAGCATGAGGAGCGAACCCTGCTCCTCCGTGAGAAGCACGAGCTGGAGCGACGCCTGTCCTCTATGGAGGATCGTGATCGCGTGGACCGCGACGCTGAGGAGGCAATGAACCAGAAGCTGCGCCGTGATCTCCGCAAATACAAGGCTCTGCTCAAGGACGCTCAGACCCAGCTGGAGCGCCTCAAGGCGGACACGCCAGGCAAGACGCTTATTCGCCAGCTGCGGAATCAACTGGAAGACGCAGAGTCCGCTCGATCTCTGGCCATGAAGGCGCGTCAAACAGCCGAAGCGGAACTCACCGAAGTCCAGGCCATGTTCGAGGAGTCACATCGCGCCCGAAACGATGCCGAGGAGCGAGCCAATGCGGCGCACAGGGATCGCGCCGAGCTCCAGGCTCAAATCGAGGAGAACGAGGAGGAGCTCAGCGAACTGATGAAGAAGTACAGTGCCACAGTGAAGCAATTGAACACCGAGCAGATAAATGTATCCGAAGCGGAGTTCAAGCTCAACGAAATGGAGGCTGAACGAAACAATCTCAAAGAGCAGGTGGCCGAGCTACAGCACCGCTTGGACAATGTCGAAAATATGGGCGATCCATCCATGGCCATGATGTCGAAGAG atTGGAGCTTCGCACCAAGGAACTGGAATCCcggctggagctggagcaggcCACTCGGGCGCGTCTGGAAGTGCAGGTGACCCGTCACAAGGAGGCCCTGGAGAAGCTGCAGAACGAGGTGACGCAGTCGAAGATGCGCGAAATGCAGGCCCAGGACGTGCTCAAGAAGTCGCAAAAGAGTCTCCGCGATATGCGTGAGGAGTACCACACGGTGTCCAGTCGCGAGCAGGAGTCCCTGACGCGGCGCAAGGACCTCGAAAAGAAGATGGAGCAAATGGAATCGGAGGGAGCGGCCCTGAAGAACGACCTCCGGCTGGCACTTCAGCGGATAGCCGATCTGCAACAGGCCATGGAGGAGGAGGGCGAAGAGGAACTTAGCGAGAG